One window of Amyelois transitella isolate CPQ chromosome 7, ilAmyTran1.1, whole genome shotgun sequence genomic DNA carries:
- the LOC106133329 gene encoding calcium homeostasis endoplasmic reticulum protein isoform X1, producing MELPQPPQDQDLRNIIDKLAQFVARNGPEFEKMTKTKQKNNPKFSFLYGGEYFNYYQYKVTTEQAILKQSAGGQPAPAPAGAYMAQNRQYVMPQQAGATAAQLGLAASMAVAPALQQWLAANSAPAPPHPNSEVENVNTQIALLKEQITQSENNLNAQHTVLIQQQQVKINELVSKAQVETIQLMAEENNVNLAELDSILQPIIDTCTKDSISSGKGWILQHATSFDAGKVIAQHLLRKVTQPGAAFTQKLHIIYLVNDVLHHCARKNAEDLKKNLENVVVPMFCNASIAVTEEQEAKLNKLLRLWESKSNYFETAVIDKMKSPTSSYQEYQNNLIAQHSNAISHLTQQTKTTFENYQSQHQAFVTHTMQQIQQFEMQKRALEIQNLEQKENMQQQNNVQNNNFQNNNYDQNFSQMGNYDQSFNSNNKHYGSESGDNYASNNSLSGNENSYDSQMFDQMSGHKQKVENEIEEPDLSHLPNINFSLPPPGFEPNENSALRAFQNGLPDLSKPPPGFPPFPEINNEDLMPSVPYFELPAGLMVPLIMLEDDRYKPLDPAHIRLPPPAPPNERLLAAVDAFYAAPNHERPRDNEGWEKLGLYEYYKAKNAARKNKEEAIAQGRRQKSKSPSPIPKDLQKQPTPPGRRYRSKSRTPEKRSPAKSKSRSPSPKRKPSSSSSWRREREREGRRRSRSRSRSRSRSKSRERERHRDSPRSRRVERSRSPTPPSFMGSGGSLPSTSSGIDSTNKGHQLLQKMGWSAGGLGAAGQGIAEPISGGTVRDKQDQYKGVGVNLNDPYENFRKNKGAAFITRMKERALERSS from the exons atggagcTACCGCAGCCTCCGCAAG ATCAAGATCTACGCAACATTATCGACAAACTCGCTCAGTTTGTCGCTAGAAATGGGCCAGAGTTCGAGAAAATGACCAAGACCAAACAGAAGAACAACCCGAAATTCAGCTTTTTGTATGGCGGGGAGTACTTCAACTATTACCAGTACAAAGTGACTACAGAGCAAGCAA TTCTAAAGCAATCGGCCGGTGGCCAGCCGGCTCCTGCTCCCGCCGGGGCTTATATGGCACAGAACAGGCAATATGTAATGCCCCAACAGGCCGGCGCAACGGCCGCCCAGCTCGGGCTCGCGGCGTCGATGGCGGTGGCGCCCGCGCTGCAGCAGTGGTTGGCGGCCAACTCCGCGCCGGCGCCGCCGCACCCTAACAGTGAAGTCGAAAACGTGAACACCCAGATTGCACTCCTAAAAGAACAAATAACTCAATCAGAAAATAATCTGAATGCACAACACACG GTGTTGATTCAGCAACAGCAGGTTAAGATCAATGAGTTGGTGAGCAAGGCTCAGGTGGAGACCATCCAGTTGATGGCAGAAGAGAACAATGTCAACCTCGCTGAACTTGACAGTATATTACAACCGATCATAGACACTTGCACTAAAGATAGCATTTCATCAG GCAAAGGTTGGATATTGCAGCATGCCACGTCATTTGATGCAGGCAAAGTGATAGCTCAGCATCTGCTCCGTAAAGTGACGCAACCAGGAGCCGCTTTCACCCAGAAACTCCACATCATATACCTTGTCAACGATGTCCTCCATCACTG TGCACGCAAAAACGCAGAAGATCTCaagaaaaatttggaaaatgtGGTGGTTCCAATGTTTTGCAATGCCAGTATAg CCGTCACAGAAGAGCAGGAGGCTAAATTGAACAAGCTGCTCCGGCTTTGGGAGTCCAAGTCTAATTATTTCGAGACAGCCGTCATTGACAAGATGAAGAGCCCCACCAGTTCGTACCAGGAGTATCAGAATAACTTGATCGCTCAACACTCCAATGCAATATCTCACTTGACACagcaaacaaaaacaacttttgaaaa CTACCAGTCACAGCACCAAGCGTTTGTAACGCACACAATGCAACAAATACAGCAATTTGAAATGCAAAAACGCGCCCTTGAAATACAGAATTTggaacaaaaagaaaacatgcAACAGCAGAACAATGTACAGAAtaataactttcaaaataataattatgatcaGAACTTTTCACAAATGGGGAATTATGACCAAAGTTtcaatagtaataataaacattacgGGAGTGAGAGCGGCGACAACTATGCTTCCAATAACAGTTTGAGCGGAAACGAGAACAGTTATGACAGTCAAATGTTTGATCAAATGTCGGGTCATAAACAAAAAGTTGAGAATGAGATTGAAGAGCCAGATTTGTCCCATCTGCCGAATATAAATTTCTCCTTACCACCGCCTGGGTTTGAGCCAAATGAAAACTCAGCATTACGAGCATTCCAGAATGGTCTTCCAGATCTTAGTAAGCCCCCACCTGGATTCCCTCCGTTCCCTGAAATCAATAATGAGGACTTAATGCCCTCAGTACCTTATTTCGAATTGCCTGCAGGATTAATGGTTCCTCTTATAATG TTGGAAGACGACAGATATAAGCCGTTAGATCCCGCGCACATAAGACTGCCGCCGCCGGCGCCGCCCAACGAGCGACTCCTAGCCGCCGTGGACGCCTTCTACGCCGCGCCCAACCATGAGCGACCAAGGGACAA TGAGGGCTGGGAGAAACTTGGTTTGTATGAGTATTACAAAGCCAAAAATGCAGCTAGGAAAAATAAAGAGGAGGCTATTGCTCAAGGGAGACGGCAGAAATCAAAATCTCCGAGCCCAATACCTAAAGACTTACAGAAGCAACCCACCCCACCTGGTAGAAGATatag GTCAAAAAGTCGAACGCCAGAAAAGCGATCTCCAGCTAAATCAAAATCGAGGTCACCTTCCCCCAAAAGAAAACCGTCGTCCTCATCATCTTGGCGAAGAGAAAGGGAACGAGAAG gtcGCAGAAGGTCGAGGTCACGGTCAAGGTCGAGGTCACGCAGCAAGTCTCGGGAGCGCGAGCGACATCGCGACTCTCCAAGGTCGAGGCGAGTAGAACGATCGCGGTCGCCCACGCCGCCTAgctttat GGGCAGCGGGGGATCACTCCCAAGTACATCAAGTGGCATAGATTCCACCAACAAAGGTCACCAGCTGCTACAGAAGATGGGCTGGAGTGCGGGCGGACTCGGCGCCGCCGGGCAGGGCATCGCCGAGCCTATCAGCGGAGGCACCGTCAGGGACAAACAAGATCAGTATAAAG GTGTTGGTGTAAATCTAAATGACCCTTATGAGAACTTCAGAAAGAACAAAGGTGCTGCATTTATAACGAGAATGAAGGAAAGAGCTCTAGAGCGTTCATCGTGA
- the LOC106133329 gene encoding calcium homeostasis endoplasmic reticulum protein isoform X2 — MAVAPALQQWLAANSAPAPPHPNSEVENVNTQIALLKEQITQSENNLNAQHTVLIQQQQVKINELVSKAQVETIQLMAEENNVNLAELDSILQPIIDTCTKDSISSGKGWILQHATSFDAGKVIAQHLLRKVTQPGAAFTQKLHIIYLVNDVLHHCARKNAEDLKKNLENVVVPMFCNASIAVTEEQEAKLNKLLRLWESKSNYFETAVIDKMKSPTSSYQEYQNNLIAQHSNAISHLTQQTKTTFENYQSQHQAFVTHTMQQIQQFEMQKRALEIQNLEQKENMQQQNNVQNNNFQNNNYDQNFSQMGNYDQSFNSNNKHYGSESGDNYASNNSLSGNENSYDSQMFDQMSGHKQKVENEIEEPDLSHLPNINFSLPPPGFEPNENSALRAFQNGLPDLSKPPPGFPPFPEINNEDLMPSVPYFELPAGLMVPLIMLEDDRYKPLDPAHIRLPPPAPPNERLLAAVDAFYAAPNHERPRDNEGWEKLGLYEYYKAKNAARKNKEEAIAQGRRQKSKSPSPIPKDLQKQPTPPGRRYRSKSRTPEKRSPAKSKSRSPSPKRKPSSSSSWRREREREGRRRSRSRSRSRSRSKSRERERHRDSPRSRRVERSRSPTPPSFMGSGGSLPSTSSGIDSTNKGHQLLQKMGWSAGGLGAAGQGIAEPISGGTVRDKQDQYKGVGVNLNDPYENFRKNKGAAFITRMKERALERSS, encoded by the exons ATGGCGGTGGCGCCCGCGCTGCAGCAGTGGTTGGCGGCCAACTCCGCGCCGGCGCCGCCGCACCCTAACAGTGAAGTCGAAAACGTGAACACCCAGATTGCACTCCTAAAAGAACAAATAACTCAATCAGAAAATAATCTGAATGCACAACACACG GTGTTGATTCAGCAACAGCAGGTTAAGATCAATGAGTTGGTGAGCAAGGCTCAGGTGGAGACCATCCAGTTGATGGCAGAAGAGAACAATGTCAACCTCGCTGAACTTGACAGTATATTACAACCGATCATAGACACTTGCACTAAAGATAGCATTTCATCAG GCAAAGGTTGGATATTGCAGCATGCCACGTCATTTGATGCAGGCAAAGTGATAGCTCAGCATCTGCTCCGTAAAGTGACGCAACCAGGAGCCGCTTTCACCCAGAAACTCCACATCATATACCTTGTCAACGATGTCCTCCATCACTG TGCACGCAAAAACGCAGAAGATCTCaagaaaaatttggaaaatgtGGTGGTTCCAATGTTTTGCAATGCCAGTATAg CCGTCACAGAAGAGCAGGAGGCTAAATTGAACAAGCTGCTCCGGCTTTGGGAGTCCAAGTCTAATTATTTCGAGACAGCCGTCATTGACAAGATGAAGAGCCCCACCAGTTCGTACCAGGAGTATCAGAATAACTTGATCGCTCAACACTCCAATGCAATATCTCACTTGACACagcaaacaaaaacaacttttgaaaa CTACCAGTCACAGCACCAAGCGTTTGTAACGCACACAATGCAACAAATACAGCAATTTGAAATGCAAAAACGCGCCCTTGAAATACAGAATTTggaacaaaaagaaaacatgcAACAGCAGAACAATGTACAGAAtaataactttcaaaataataattatgatcaGAACTTTTCACAAATGGGGAATTATGACCAAAGTTtcaatagtaataataaacattacgGGAGTGAGAGCGGCGACAACTATGCTTCCAATAACAGTTTGAGCGGAAACGAGAACAGTTATGACAGTCAAATGTTTGATCAAATGTCGGGTCATAAACAAAAAGTTGAGAATGAGATTGAAGAGCCAGATTTGTCCCATCTGCCGAATATAAATTTCTCCTTACCACCGCCTGGGTTTGAGCCAAATGAAAACTCAGCATTACGAGCATTCCAGAATGGTCTTCCAGATCTTAGTAAGCCCCCACCTGGATTCCCTCCGTTCCCTGAAATCAATAATGAGGACTTAATGCCCTCAGTACCTTATTTCGAATTGCCTGCAGGATTAATGGTTCCTCTTATAATG TTGGAAGACGACAGATATAAGCCGTTAGATCCCGCGCACATAAGACTGCCGCCGCCGGCGCCGCCCAACGAGCGACTCCTAGCCGCCGTGGACGCCTTCTACGCCGCGCCCAACCATGAGCGACCAAGGGACAA TGAGGGCTGGGAGAAACTTGGTTTGTATGAGTATTACAAAGCCAAAAATGCAGCTAGGAAAAATAAAGAGGAGGCTATTGCTCAAGGGAGACGGCAGAAATCAAAATCTCCGAGCCCAATACCTAAAGACTTACAGAAGCAACCCACCCCACCTGGTAGAAGATatag GTCAAAAAGTCGAACGCCAGAAAAGCGATCTCCAGCTAAATCAAAATCGAGGTCACCTTCCCCCAAAAGAAAACCGTCGTCCTCATCATCTTGGCGAAGAGAAAGGGAACGAGAAG gtcGCAGAAGGTCGAGGTCACGGTCAAGGTCGAGGTCACGCAGCAAGTCTCGGGAGCGCGAGCGACATCGCGACTCTCCAAGGTCGAGGCGAGTAGAACGATCGCGGTCGCCCACGCCGCCTAgctttat GGGCAGCGGGGGATCACTCCCAAGTACATCAAGTGGCATAGATTCCACCAACAAAGGTCACCAGCTGCTACAGAAGATGGGCTGGAGTGCGGGCGGACTCGGCGCCGCCGGGCAGGGCATCGCCGAGCCTATCAGCGGAGGCACCGTCAGGGACAAACAAGATCAGTATAAAG GTGTTGGTGTAAATCTAAATGACCCTTATGAGAACTTCAGAAAGAACAAAGGTGCTGCATTTATAACGAGAATGAAGGAAAGAGCTCTAGAGCGTTCATCGTGA
- the LOC132901897 gene encoding protein misato has protein sequence MSTREIVTLQFGHYSNFVGAHFWNIQELSFDYTGTVKTEVNHDILYREGQTAKGEVTYTPRLLLADLKGSLKSLPATGSLPSDQEEIDALWENIEKVEEPPAEKNQYLVDIDSENASTSAAKYYNLDEDVKTWTDFLYPRLHPRTVNVVKEFRHGDDKESFDISNTGRSIWKSEFGDDFSDNIRRYVEECDSIQGFNVSFDSTDGFSGLALGCIEHLADEYSKSILAYPIIPSYFPDNNPTTQEERDKSNIKDSIRLVNIALTIQELSEHASFFVPLCTGEKGWRKPGNPRSFDYVKYNPQFYYHSSALLASAMDTLSQKYRHKSNFHTLSDICADMTGYGRKMAAASLGLPFTFGESEYLIDHLNKTTRPIFSSISPSCKIATDKIFQLITVRGIPESYLKAPLKEAKEQMNLPAYRCNNVKEMFQLYFQSSNFLSATNITVCEKPLELKTPYPRIFSERLNRYGFLKDVDRQEAVESCPTIAGYHNGNFLADVLEKLHREVSRIKFAKLHKFKEEGLEAAEYIESLDKLSEFKDNYEDELEL, from the exons ATGTCTACTCGGGAAATAGTTACCTTGCAGTTTGGTCACTACAGTAATTTTGTCGGTGCTCACTTTTGGAATATTCAGGAATTAAGTTTTGATTACACTGGCACAGTAAAGACTGAAGTGAACCATGATATTCTGTATCGCGAAGGACAAACTGCAAAAGGCGAGGTTACTTACACCCCAAGATTATTACTTGCGGACTTAAAGGGTTCTCTGAAATCTTTACCAGCAACAGGCAGTTTGCCTTCTGATCAAGAAGAAATTGATGCTCTTTGGGAAAATATAGAGAAAGTAGAAGAGCCACCTGCTGAAAAGAATCAGTATCTGGTGGATATTGATTCCGAAAATGCATCAACCTCTGcagcaaaatattataatttagatGAAGATGTTAAAACATGGACAGACTTTTTGTATCCTCGTCTTCATCCCAGAACTGTGAATGTGGTGAAGGAATTTAGACATGGTGATGACAAG gaaaGCTTCGACATATCAAATACTGGCCGTTCAATATGGAAGTCTGAGTTTGGTGATGACTTTAGTGATAATATTCGCAGATATGTTGAGGAATGTGATAGTATTCAAGGTTTCAATGTCAGTTTTGATAGTACTGATGGATTCTCTGGATTAGCATTAGGTTGTATAGAACATTTAGCAGATGAATATTCCAAATCAATTCTGGCATACCCAATCATTCCATCATATTTTCCTGATAATAATCCAACTACACAGGAAGAGAGGGATAAATCTAATATAAAAGATTCAATAAGACTAGTCAATATAGCATTGACAATACAAGAATTATCAGAGCATGCCTCTTTCTTTGTGCCACTATGTACTGGAGAAAAGGGGTGGCGCAAACCAGGAAACCCCAGGTCATTTGATTATGTCAAATATAATCCACAGTTCTACTAtcactcttcagctttattggCATCAGCAATGGACACACTGAGTCAAAAATACAGACACAAAAGTAACTTTCATACTTTATCAGATATTTGTGCAGATATGACTGGTTATGGCAGGAAAATGGCAGCAGCTTCTTTAGGACTACCTTTCACATTTGGGGAATCTGAATACTTGATAGACCATTTGAATAAGACTACCAGGCCTATATTTTCATCTATCAGTCCAAGCTGCAAAATTGCTACtgacaaaatttttcaactGATCACAGTAAGGGGCATTCCAGAGAGTTACCTGAAAGCACCTTTGAAAGAAGCCAAAGAACAAATGAATCTACCTGCATATAGATGTAACAATGTGAAAGAGATGTTTCAGCTTTATTTCCAATCTAGTAATTTTCTCTCAGCCACAAACATTACAGTTTGTGAGAAGCCTTTAGAGTTGAAAACACCATATCCAAGGATATTCTCTGAAAGACTAAATAGATATGGCTTTTTGAAAGATGTTGATAGACAAGAAGCAGTTGAGAGTTGTCCCACGATAGCTGGATATCACAATGGCAACTTCTTGGCAGATGTACTGGAGAAGTTGCATAGAGAAGTGAGTAGAATAAAGTTCGCGAAACTGCACAAGTTCAAAGAAGAAGGGTTAGAGGCTGCTGAATATATAGAAAGTTTAGACAAATTGTCGGAATTCAAGGATAATTATGAAGATGAGCTGGAATTGTGA
- the LOC106132143 gene encoding uncharacterized protein LOC106132143: MCEIQDYFIEQKDIYWNKYSMCSEMDLYITDSLQDMLDMDIKNEIATDLSSITDFSDSLGLNFAEMPPLLDMDTDNSSTWLNNTSSFVHNLDLYGSEANAVMVNPNSVMPSSFAETPVKSIVKEEASNLLLTSAINTDLNSITSLPSPKEEKSHLTFSPNTIKVPKAEIKTEPEEPAPKKLEEATQMVIYVRKQEKNVVKDLLKDLEKTKMNTTTPTTVRIKASQAEVLKVNNKSCSILNSSQKITQQIGAKTIISGNIHILDAQQSRTILANSNKSQATTILIDNSSLNNNKQIFKTSSVSGAFTVDTSQAKYVSSNNNKSSTGEFPKPAYSYSCLIAMALKNSRTGSLPVSEIYNFMCQHFPYFKTAPNGWKNSVRHNLSLNKCFEKIEKPSTNGSQRKGCLWAMNPSKVGKMDEEVQKWSRKDPQAIKKAMVYPESLEALERGEMKYSGVGGDTDPDDDADVDADAELDADVEIDPEVKEVEEEDAVIEQEVSDQELEVEEVVEGTGMVGGTYRLLATGPSSLSTYITDVESGDEVSDVEILDRSYEDSDYDMGKPMKLDLSVTENYTIHTPKRAKTSFIYQPVTTQTHTSRRKTPLVNRVALI; the protein is encoded by the exons ATGTGCTCAGAAATGGATTTGTATATCACCGACTCACTCCAAGACATGCTGGACATGgacataaaaaatgaaatagctACAGATTTAAGTAGTATTACAGACTTTTCT GACTCATTAGGTTTAAATTTTGCCGAAATGCCTCCCTTACTGGATATGGACACAGACAATTCCTCTACGTGGCTAAATAACACATCTAGTTTTGTACACAATTTAGATTTGTATGGCTCAGAAGCCAATGCAGTTATGGTCAACCCTAACTCAGTGATGCCTTCTTCATTTGCGGaaactcctgtaaaaagtattgTGAAGGAAGAAGCCTCGAATTTATTACTAACGTCAGCCATCAATACTGATTTAAATAGTATCACGTCACTGCCTAGtcctaaagaagaaaaaagccATTTAACATTTTCGCCAAACACGATAAAAGTTCCAAAGGCCGAGATAAAGACCGAACCAGAAGAGCCTGCCCCCAAAAAATTAGAAGAAGCCACACAGATGGTCATTTATGTTAGAAAACAGGAAAAGAACGTTGTTAAGGATTTACTAAAGGATCTAGAAAAGACAAAGATGAATACCACAACTCCCACCACCGTAAGAATAAAGGCTTCACAAGCTGAAGTTCTAAAAGTtaataacaaaagttgttccaTATTAAATTCAAGCCAAAAAATAACGCAGCAAATAGGTGCTAAGACAATTATTTCTGGTAATATACACATATTGGACGCACAACAATCTAGAACAATTTTAGCTAATAGTAACAAAAGTCAAGCGACGACAATATTGATTGATAATTcctctttaaataataataaacaaatctttAAAACGTCATCAGTTAGTGGAGCTTTTACAGTAGATACTAGCCAAGCTAAATATGTGAGTAGTAATAACAACAAATCGTCAACGGGTGAATTTCCCAAGCCAGCGTATTCCTACTCATGTCTTATAGCCATGGCATTGAAAAACTCTAGGACAGGAAGTTTACCTGTAtcagaaatatataatttcatgTG tCAACATTTTCCATATTTCAAAACTGCGCCAAATGGATGGAAGAATTCAGTTAGGCATaacttaagtttaaataaatgtttcgaGAAAATCGAAAAACCATCTACAAATGGAAGTCAAAgaaaag GTTGTTTATGGGCTATGAATCCATCAAAAGTGGGGAAAATGGACGAAGAAGTGCAAAAGTGGTCAAGAAAAGATCCACAAGCTATTAAAAAGGCCATGGTTTATCCAG AAAGTTTAGAAGCCCTAGAGCGCGGGGAGATGAAATACAGCGGCGTGGGAGGCGACACCGACCCCGACGACGACGCGGACGTGGACGCGGACGCCGAGCTCGACGCGGACGTCGAGATCGACCCCGAGGTCAAGGAGGTGGAGGAGGAAGACGCGGTCATAGAGCAG gAGGTGTCAGACCAGGAACTAGAAGTTGAAGAGGTGGTAGAAGGCACGGGCATGGTGGGCGGCACGTACCGCTTGCTCGCCACGGGACCTTCCTCTCTCAGCACGTACATCACAGATGTGGAGTCTGGAGATGAAGTTAGCGACGTCGAG ATTTTAGACCGTTCCTATGAAGATTCCGATTATGATATGGGAAAACCCATGAAACTGGACCTTTCTGTTACGGAAAACTATACAA TTCATACGCCGAAACGAGCAAAAACAAGCTTCATTTATCAACCCGTCACCACCCAGACTCACACCAGCAGAAGAAAGACGCCCCTGGTCAACCGAGTCGCGttaatataa